The nucleotide sequence CTTTTGATGCGATTAATGCATCCTTTGTTGAAAAAGAAGTTTGTCTGTTACATGGTGTTACTTCGAGTGGAAAGACTGAGATTTACATCAAACTAATTGAAAATTGTCTTTCTACAGGCAAGCAAGTCCTGTATTTATTGCCTGAAATTGCTTTAAGTGCGCAATTGGTAAGCCGATTACGAACTTATTTTGGTGATAAAATTGCTGTTTTTAATTCGAAATATAATAACAATGAACGAGTAGAAACTTGGAATCAAGTTTTGCAAAATGTAGCCAAGGCACAGATTGTGATAGGGTCTCGTTCTTCACTTTTTTTACCTTTTCAAAATTTAGGATTGTTGATTGTTGACGAGGAGCACGAGCAAACCTTTAAGCAAATGGATCCAGCACCGCGTTATCACGCTCGTGATGCGGCGATTGTCTTGGCGAGTTTGTATAAGGCAAAAGTTTTGTTAGGTTCAGCGACTCCAAGTTTAGAAACCTATTATAATACGCAATCAGGAAAATACGGATTGGCAACAATTAAGGAGCGTTATGGAAAGGTGATGATGCCGGAGATCGAATTAGTAGACTTAAAGGATAAATACTTTCGTAAAAGAATGTCGGGACATTTTAGTGATGTTTTGATTGAAAGAATTACGTATGCTGTCTCTTTGGGAGAGCAAGTGATTTTGTTTCAAAATAGGAGAGGGTATTCGCCTTTGTTGGAATGTATGACATGTGGACATGTTCCACAATGCCAGCAATGTGATGTGAGTTTGACTTATCATAAACATAAAAACCAATTGCGGTGTCACTATTGTGGGTATTCTATCGCTAAGCCTACGCATTGTCATAATTGTTCCAGTATTGATTTGACGACCAAAGGATTTGGAACAGAGCAAATTCAACAAGAATTGGTACAGTTGTTTCCTAATGCTAAAGTAGGCCGAATGGATCAAGATACGACTAGAGGGAAATTTGGGTTCGAAAAAATAATTGATAGTTTTAAAAATCAAGAAATAGATATTTTGGTGGGTACTCAAATGTTAGCTAAAGGGTTGGATTTTGAAAACGTAAGTTTGGTTGGGATTATGAATGCTGACAATATGTTGTTTCATCCAGATTTTAGAGCTTTTGAAAGAAGTTTTCAAATGATGACACAGGTGGCTGGACGTTCGGGTAGATCGAATAAACAAGGTAGGGTGGTGATTCAAACCTATAATCCTAATCACAATACAATCCAGCAAGTAACAAACAATGATTATCTGGGGATGTATCAAGAGCAGTTGTATGATCGAAAGATCTATTATTATCCACCTTATTTTAGAATCATAAAATTGACTTTAAAGCAAAGGGATTATGATAAATTAAAAGAAGGTTCAACCTGGTTGTATCAAGTTCTTACACAACATCTGCAAATACCTGTTCTAGGTCCTGAGGAACCCGCTATAAACAGAATTAGGAATGAATATATACGTACTATAATGATAAAAATTCCACAGGAAACCTCAATTAATAGTACAAAAAAAACTATCCAGAAAATACTGAATAGTTTTGATGCTGTTCCTCAATATAAGGCTATTAAAGTAACAGTAAATGTCGATTTTTATTAAGAACGGCTTACTCGATGGAAAGTGCTCTAACTAAATCTTCTTTTTTGTTACGGCTCAAAGGAATTTTTGTCATACCAATTTCGGCAAACTTACTGTTAAAGCGTTCTACTTTGTCAATGTTTATAATGTAGGACTTATGA is from Flavobacterium sp. NG2 and encodes:
- the priA gene encoding primosomal protein N', with translation MPFFVEVILPLSLAKTFTYSVSEAEYHYIQKGMRLAVPFGKSKIYTALVIEVHQNQPTLYEAKEIEQILDERPIVTEKQIKHWQWIASYYMCAIGDVYRAALPSAFLLESETQIVLKEAGFVDDAQLSDEEYLIYQALQIQSLLKIQEISAILNKKTIFPVIQKMIDKNIIVLQEEIQETYKPKLVRYIRLHTKYDSNEGLGMLLELLKNANKQKEVVLAYFQLSAVEKKPIAVKKLTEVSGSASIVKALINKEIFEEYFIQEDRVQFGGKSSDDKIILSEAQQNAFDAINASFVEKEVCLLHGVTSSGKTEIYIKLIENCLSTGKQVLYLLPEIALSAQLVSRLRTYFGDKIAVFNSKYNNNERVETWNQVLQNVAKAQIVIGSRSSLFLPFQNLGLLIVDEEHEQTFKQMDPAPRYHARDAAIVLASLYKAKVLLGSATPSLETYYNTQSGKYGLATIKERYGKVMMPEIELVDLKDKYFRKRMSGHFSDVLIERITYAVSLGEQVILFQNRRGYSPLLECMTCGHVPQCQQCDVSLTYHKHKNQLRCHYCGYSIAKPTHCHNCSSIDLTTKGFGTEQIQQELVQLFPNAKVGRMDQDTTRGKFGFEKIIDSFKNQEIDILVGTQMLAKGLDFENVSLVGIMNADNMLFHPDFRAFERSFQMMTQVAGRSGRSNKQGRVVIQTYNPNHNTIQQVTNNDYLGMYQEQLYDRKIYYYPPYFRIIKLTLKQRDYDKLKEGSTWLYQVLTQHLQIPVLGPEEPAINRIRNEYIRTIMIKIPQETSINSTKKTIQKILNSFDAVPQYKAIKVTVNVDFY